The following are encoded in a window of Manduca sexta isolate Smith_Timp_Sample1 chromosome 16, JHU_Msex_v1.0, whole genome shotgun sequence genomic DNA:
- the LOC119189508 gene encoding uncharacterized protein LOC119189508 gives MSEHEQILIELLNKIVAEQALVAPQVKIQPISSGGANFTTQLLQVTISHGDDELKLFAKVAAVGEKFRQELPGFRMFEAENDFYTKLIKFYENLQEKHNVPQDKRFVAPKCYGCSSKLYEEVIVLEDLSAQGFTVYDRMKSVDWDYASKAVEEIAKFHALKKKEAE, from the exons ATGTCGGAACACGAACAAATTCTCATCGAGCTTCTGAACAAGATAGTGGCTGAGCAAGCGCTCGTCGCCCCTCAAGTGAAGATACAGCCCATCAGCAGCGGCGGAGCCAACTTCACCACCCAGCTGTTGCAGGTGACCATCAGCCACGGAGACGATGAGCTGAAACTGTTCGCGAAAGTGGCAGCCGTCGGAGAAAAATTCAGGCAAGAACTTCCAGGTTTCCGGATGTTTGAAGCAGAAAACGATTTTTACACCAAactcataaaattttacgaaaacCTTCAAGAGAAGCACAATGTGCCGCAGGACAAGCGGTTTGTAGCGCCGAAGTGTTACGGATGCAGCAGCAAGCTGTATGAAGAAGTCATCGTGTTGGAGGACTTGTCGGCACAAGGGTTCACAGTGTACGACAGGATGAAGTCGGTGGATTGGGACTACGCCTCTAAGGCTGTGGAAGAAATCGCTAAGTTTCACGCTCT GAAGAAAAAAGAAGCAGAGTAG
- the LOC119189501 gene encoding uncharacterized protein LOC119189501, whose amino-acid sequence MYRVNADGGMEVKIIDYQTIRGASPAVDLLYFIFSGTDKKFRDQYYEQLLDHYYKELSLAMKRLALNPDEIYPREDFDFEYNSKLPFGLTLAMTMLPLITVDEENAPKVDKDLGLHSFVVNNTSDILRDRINEVVDDFIRWGLV is encoded by the exons ATGTACAGGGTGAACGCG gaTGGAGGCATGGaagtaaaaattatagattACCAGACCATTCGGGGCGCGTCTCCGGCTGTCGATCTGCTTTACTTTATCTTCTCCGGCACCGACAAGAAGTTCCGCGACCAGTACTACGAACAGCTCCTGGACCACTACTACAAGGAGCTCAGCCTAGCCATGAAGAGACTGGCTCTCAACCCTGATGAGATCTATCCGAGGGAGGACTTCGACTTTGAATATAACTCG AAACTTCCATTCGGGTTGACCCTGGCGATGACGATGTTGCCGCTGATCACCGTAGACGAGGAGAACGCACCCAAAGTGGACAAGGACTTGGGCTTGCACAGCTTCGTGGTGAACAACACGAGCGACATCCTCCGCGATAGAATCAACGAAGTTGTCGACGACTTTATTCGCTGGGGACTTGTGTAA